The window TGATAACGTTTCATCGAACCTGGAAGCGCGATTAGGTTACGATCTGGTTTTTGATCTGCAATATATTGAACAATAATTGCACCTTCTGTAAGTTGTTCACCATTATCCAGCACTAAAGTGGGTACTTGACCTTTCGGGTTTATCGCTAAAAAGTCTTCACCTTTCTCTGTTTTTTTCTCTTTTATATTCACTCGTTCAATACTGAAATCTAAACCAGTTTCACGCAGAATGATGTGGGGAGAAAGTGAGCAAGCACCGGGAGCGTAATATAATTTCATCATAAAACTCCTAAATTATTGAGTTAGCATTCATATGGCAGATAAACACATATCACTTAAGTATATCATCACTTTCTGTTAACGAATTGCCATCAAGTGTGAGTTAAAAAATAAAACCCAAAATCGGACTGAAATTATCGTTAATATAAACAAGCAGAGTACAACCAGTGTTTAAAACTATAAATGATAAAAATACATAAATCTAAGATAGTTACCTTATGTAAGGAAATACTATTTTGTTAAACTCCTCACCTTGTCTTATGAAAAAAATAAACCGAATAATAAGTAACAGGTGAGTAAATAAATGACCAGCTTGTGTCAAAAATTGAATTTTTTAGGAAAACTAGACCAAATTTTAATGGCTCATCAGCCAAATAAGAGCCATGGGATTAAACGTTTTCTATTAGAGTTTTGGTTTTTCGGTTTAATTAATGCTCGTTCCTGTTTATTCGCTGGATTTTTCTTTTTAGCACTATTCTTGGTACCCGCTAAAGGGCTAATTGGCATACCTCGCTATGATGTGCTACTAATTTTTGCGGTTATTTTTCAAGGATTGTTGGTTTGGTCAAAACTAGAAACTTGGGATGAATTAAAAGCGATTTGTGTTTTTCATTTAGTCGGTTTTATGATGGAACTGTTTAAAACATCAGCAACAATTGGTTCATGGCAATACCCGGATGAAGCCTACACAAAACTTTGGGGGGTTCCTTTATTTACTGGCTTTATGTATGCGGCAGTAGGGAGCTATATCATTCAGTCTTGGCGGTTTTTTAAAGTAAGAATTGAACACTACCCACCTTACTGGATGGCAACAGTAGTCGCTCTGGCTATTTATATTAATTTTTTTAGTCATCATTATATTGATGATTATCGCTGGTATTTAGCTTCATTTATTATGGGATTGTATGCACGTAGTATGGTTTTTTATACTCCGCTTGATAAAGAACGAAAAATGCCATTATTGCTCGCATTTATGCTAATTGGCTTTTTTATTTGGCTGGCTGAAAATTTTGGGACATTTTTTGGTGTTTGGCAATATCCAAACCAAATTGGTGCTTGGTCAATGGTACATGCAGGTAAGTGGGGGGCCTGGTCACTGTTAGTGATTGTTACCTTTACAATTGTTGTACATCTTAAACATATTAAAGCCAATGTGACGATAGCCCGTTAAATAACAAGTTTAATTCATTGTCTGTGAAGAATTTTATCCACAGACAATGAATTAACGCTTACAAGTCTTGCCGCCAAGCATCAATCGACAAGGGTTCACCGAAGTGACTTTCAATTAACCGGCGGGTAACGTCGTGGAGAGGGGCGGCTAAAACTTCTGCGGTATTACCACGCTCAACAACTTCGCCTTTATCCATGACAAGCATTTTATCGCTGACGTGCTTCATCATCCCTAAGTGCTGGGTAACATAGATAAATGCAATATCTTGTTTTGCTTGTAAATCTAGCATTAAATTGATGATTTGCGAGCGCATAGACATGTCTAACGAAGCCAATGCTTCATCAGCAATAATAATCTCGGGTTGTAGAATAAGTGCTCTTGCCAGTGCAATACGCTGTTTTTGCCCTGATGCTAACATATGCGGATAGTATTCAGCGTGGTCAGCAAGTAACCCGACTTGGCGAAGTGTTTGAATAATGCGCCTTTCACGTTCTATACCAGTCAAGTCAGTGTTTAATTTTAAAGGGAGTTCAAGCGTTTGACCAATACGTTGTCTTGGATTTAGGGATGTACTTGGATCTTGGAAAATCATGCGAACACGCTGACAACGGTAGCTATAATCGCCAAAATTTAGGCGTTGACCACGAATGAAAATATCGCCGCTGGTGGGTTCAACAACACCTGATAACATCCGTGCAAGCGTTGATTTCCCTGAACCATTGGCACCAATAATAGCTAATGTTTGGCCTGCCTGTAAGTTAAAGCTAACGGGCTTAACAGCTTGCAATTCGTGCCGATGAAATAGGCCTTCACGAAAACGGAAAGTTTTAGTGAGATTACGGACTTCAAGTAAAGTTTCCATTTAAGATTGCTCCTCGGTGTTTAGCGGGTAATGGCAAGCAACGAGGTGGCCTTTAATATTGCGCAGTTGAGGCGCATTGATACAAGTGCGTTGTGCATAAGGGCAACGGGGGCCAAGGCGGCAACCAATAGGCAAATGCTCAAGAGAAGGAATTGCTCCGGGTAACGTATTTAATCGTCCTTTGTGGGGAAGAGGGCTTTCAAAATCAGGGATTGAGCGGATCAACGCTTGGGTATAAGGATGGCGTGGCCGTTGCAGAATATCTTCAGGTGTTGCGCTCTCAACCGTTTGCCCACAATAGAGTACGTTAATGCGATCAACAAGTTTTGACATCATTTCCATATCATGGCTAATGAGCAAAATCCCCATATTATTGTTTTGATTTAATTTATCCAATAAACGGAAAATTTGTGCCTGAGTGGTAGACTCCATCGCATTGGTAGGTTCGTCAGCGATTAATAACCGTGGTTGGTTAGCTATCGCAATCGCTATCATGACTTTTTGACATTCACCATCGGTGAGTTCATAAGGGTAACTGCGCATGATATCTTTATGATCTTTTATCCCCACACGGTGTAACAGTTCTATCGCACGGCGTTTACGCCAATTAAAACGCTGCCACCAGCGGCCTTTATAAGTCCAACCTGGGATTGATTGAATAAGCTGTTTGCCGATATCAGCGGCAGGGTCGAGGCAAGACTGGGGTTCTTGAAATATCATAGAGATATTATGGCCAATTAACTTGCGACGTTTACGTGGGCTGAGTTTTAGTAAGTCAATGTCTTGAAATCGAAAACGGTCGGCTTTTACACGAATGTTATCTTTAGTTACGCCACAGATAGCTTTCGCAATTAGGCTTTTCCCAGAGCCTGATTCGCCAACTAAACCTCGGATTTCCCCTTCAGATAATGTCATGGATACGCGATCAACAGCTTTGACTGGGCCATTGGCAGTCATAAATTCGATAGTTAAATTGCGGATGTCTAGTAGTGGCATTATTCAACTCCCGCGTTGATGGCACGGTGTAGCCCATCCCCTAAAAGGTTAACGAAAAGTACGCTTATCATGATAGCAACACCGGGTAAGATAACCGTCCAGGGAGCAACGTAGATAAGTTCTAAAGTATCTCCTAGCATGGCGCCCCATTCAGAAGATGGAAGTTGTGCACCTAAATCAAGGAAACCTAAAGCGGCAATATCTAAAATGGCAATTGAAAGTGCCCGAGTTAGTTCAGTTACGAGAATAGGGGTGATGTTTGGTAGTACGGTATACCATAAAATAAAAATGTTTGAAGCGCCATCAAGGCGTGCGGCAACAATGTACTCTTTATCTAACTCATCATGAACAGCGACATAAATGGTTCTTACCATCCGTGGAATTAATGCAAGGCAAATGGCGAGCATCGCATTTTGTAGGCTAGCGCCCATAAATGCGACGACAATAATAGCCAGTAATAAAGACGGAATTGACAGTAATGTATCGAGTATATGGTTGAAAATTGCAGATTTTAATCCACGAGTCATCCCTGCTAAGCAGCCCAGAACTAACCCTATCAGTGTTGCTACCAATGTGACTAAAATAGCCGCACCAAACGTTGATTTAGTGCCAATTAATAGCCGACTCAGAATATCGCGGCCAAGGTCGTCAGTCCCAAAGAAGAAAGCAACATCACCATAATGTGACCAAGATGGTGGTGTTAATTGGTAACCCAAAAACTGTTGATCTAGTGCATAAGGCGCTAGGTAAGAGCCAACAAAGCATAAAATTAATAAAACTAACACACCAACAAATCCCACCATAGAAACCACATCTGATGAGAAGATATTCCATACCACACGTGTTGGGGATGGCATTTTTTGTTCACGATAAAAATTATCTGAGGACATACCAATCCTTATGTTTTAATGGGTCCATCATGGCGCCTAAAATATCAGACAACACATTTACAGTAATCACTAATGCGCCAATTAGCATTACGCCAGCAGAAATTGCGGAGTAGTCTTCTTGGCGGATTGCTGTCACTAACCAACGGCCAAGCCCTGGCCAGTTAAAAACGAGTTCGGTTACCATAGTTAGTGTCAACATGGTGGAAAACTGTAACCCAAGTTTAGGAATAATTGGGGGGATAGCATTATGGAAAATATGGCGACGAATGATTTTAATTCGTGAAAGCCCTCGAATAGCGGCCGCTTTGATATAATTTTCACTGGCGATTTCTTCGGTGCTATTGCGTACTAACCGAATAACCTCTGTTGTAGGCGCCAGCGCCAAAGTAAGAACAGGTAACACCATGTGTTCAAGTACATTGATAATCATATCCTTACGATAGGGCGAATCAGAAAGCCATGCATCAACCAAGGCAAAGCCAGTCACTGTTTTTAAATTATATAAGAGGTCAATTCGACCAGATACAGGTAGCCAGCCTAGATGTAATGAGAAAAAGAGGGTTAAGACTAGGGCGAGTACAAATACAGGGACAGAAAATCCTAATAAAGCAAAAACACTGATAGCAATATCTGCGGGTTTGTTACGCCAAAAAGCAGCAATGATACCCAGTGGTATACCTGTCGTTAAAGCAAAAATAAACGCTAAAATGCACAATTCCATTGTTGCAGGGAATGTATCTCTTAATTGTTCGCTGATGGGTTCCCCGTTGATACTTGAAACACCAAAATCAAAATGGAGTAAGCCTTCAAAATAAAAAATGTAAGCGTCAATAAGTGAGGCGCCACTCAATGGGGCATTGGGCGTAAAATAGCTTAAGCTAAAGCTGACTAGCGATAAGAAGAACACCGTGACTAATAAAAGTAAAAAACGACGCAGTGAATAAATAATCATGGTTGCTGCCTCTGTTTTTTCGGAGAAACTTTCTCAGCCTGTTCCATTTCTCGATACACACCAGCAAATGAGGTATTACCAAACGCACTGATCATTAGCCCTTTTATATCATAGCGGTAGGCTTGTAAACGTAAAGAATAGGCAAGCGGTAAGACGGGTAAATCCTCCCCTAAAATTTGCTGTGCTTGGTGGTAGTAATCTATACGTGCGGCTAATTGTTGCGTCAAGAGTGCCTTATGTAAGATTTCATCAAAGGCGGGGTTACACCAATGGCTTAGGTTGGTTTGGGAACCAATTGCCGCACAACTCAGTAGCGGACGGAAAAAACTGTCTGGGTCATTACTGTCAGTTGTCCAGCCCGCTAATGTCATATCATGGCTTCTATCCATTAATTGGTTTTCTTGGAATCGGCCTTCGACAGAACGGATATTCATAACAATACCCACCTGTGCCAAGTCCGCTTGAATAAGCTCAGCCATCTTAAGTGGGCTTGGGTTATATGATTGAGAGGCGATTGGCACCCATAAATCTAATTTTAGATTTTCTAATCCCATCTCTTTGAGCATTTGTTTGGAAAGCTCGGGATTATAATCGGTGATCTTTGCTTGGTTGTCATAAGCCCATGATGCTCTGGGTAAAATAGACGCGGCTGTTTCTGCTGTGCCATAATAGATTGACTGCATAAGACGCTCATTATTAATTGCATAAGCAATGGCTTGGCGCACTTTTAGTTTATCTAAAGGGGGTTTACTGGTATTAAATGCGAGGTAGGCAATATTCATCCCAGAGCGCATAGAAATCCGCAAGCGTGGGTCATCTCGTAATACTTTTAATTGGCTTGCTGCAGGGTAAGCTAGAACATCACATTCCCCTGTGAGTAATTTCGAAATACGGCCAGTTCCTCCGGCTCCCATATCAACAACCACTTCTTCCATACGTGGTAATCCCTTCCAGTAGTTATCATTTCTGAGGAGCCTAACGAATTGCCCTGCTTGGTAGTCATCTAAATGAAATGGACCCGTACCTACAGGCCGCCAATCGATCAGCTCTTGGCGATTGATACTTGAAAGGTAATCGGCATACTCGGATGAAAGAACAGGAGCATAGTGGGTTGCCAAGTGCCATAAAAAAGACGCATCAGGTGAGTTCAAACGGAACTCTACTGTATGGTTATTTATTTTACGTATGCTTTGGACACTGTTGGCAAACTGTAAGCTATCAAAATAAGGGTAACGCCCCCCATTAATATAGTGATAAGGCTGGTTTACCTCAAACATGCGGGAAAAACTAAACACAACATCATCGGCATTCATATTGCGCGTTGGTGTAAACCAAGCTGTGTTTTGGAATTTAACATCTTTACGCAGGTATAAACGATAAGTCGCACCATTATCGAGAACTTCCCATCTCGCGGCCAGTTCTGGAACCAAGCGATAGGTAAATGGGTCAACATCTAACAGGCGATCATAAATTTGAGCACCTAGAGGGTCGACAATCAGCCCGCTACTGACTAGCTGTGGATTAAATGTGGTAACAATCCCATTTACACAGTAAATAAAACCTTTTTGGCGTATGTCTGCAGGGACCTCGTTAGCCACAATATCGGTAAAGCGCTCTTGGTTATTAAGCGCTTGTGCAGACACAGATATGATAAATAAAAACCAAAGAGTTAATAGGCGCATACCACTGACATCGTTAACTAGAATTCACCTATTGTAGCGTAAAAATGGGGGGACAGGGTATAAGCAAAATTTAGCCAAACAAAGTTTAAAAATTAAGCAAAAAAGGAAGGTGTTAGTATAATGATTAACTTAAATTATTATACTAATCATTGAAGTATGTCTTAATGAGAAAAAATCTCATTAAAAAGCTTTACAAATGACACTGATAACGATTATCATTCGTTTTGTCACTTAAGCTAAGTGCTTATGTAGACAAGGCATGACATTGCTCACATTGCTTCCAGTGTTTTATTTAATAGCCAGCTTGGGTGCTGGCTTTTTTTTATGTAAAAATAATGGAGCCTGTTTTACATTGTTTTTTGCTATTACTCTAAACCCACATAGTGTAGGTCTTCATCGGTCACTTTACCTTGGAGAGTACAAAAGAAACGAACAACACCTCTTTGCTCATCTTTTTCAATAATCAGCATTTTTTCAGCAGCATTCGGGTCTAAGTTGTAGTCTTGCGTTGCGTATTCGTTAAATACCCATTTACCCTGCAAGTTGTGGCGGATCATCGGTGAGTAGATGTAAGTATTTCCCACCTTTATAATAGCAATCTTTGATGAAGTATAGCGGACAACCTCTTCGAGGCTTTGAGTGGTTTCAAATCCCCAAAAATAGTATTGACCACGTAAGCCTAAATAGGAGAAGTCATCATATTTATCAAAATTACTATAGCTAACAAAAAAACGGTTAAAAGTAACAATACCTGTTGGTGAAAAGTTGAGATCAACAGAAATTTGTTCGCCGTCACCTAATTGCCTATTTTTCAATCTGTTAGATACATCGTTTAAAACGGGGTACTCTTTTATTTTCTCGAAAAAAGCAGCGTCACAGTAAGAAAATGTTCTCATCAATGATTCCGCATAGACTACAGGAGATAACCCTAGAAGAAAAAAGGTGATAGCGAGTATATTTATATTCTTCATAATAGGCTCCTCATATAATAAAAATCATATTAATAGAGATATCATATAAATATATTTCGCACAGTAGTTAAATATGACAAGGTGTAAAAATAGTTTAATAATTTAATATTATTATTAATTAAATATAGACTTAAGCATGGATGTTTAATTAACTAAATGTGCTGAATATCCATGACATTTATATATAATGGTCAGTAAAAATGACTAGTTATCATTGTTTTGTTATTTTTAACTCATTGGGTGCGTAAGTTGAGGTAATAACTATTTATTTTTTTGAATTTTATTTAACCTGTTGATATTTAATGATTTTATTTGTTTTGTCTATATTCTTTATCGGGTTTTATTAGTTGGGGATAATAAAGAATTCTTGAAACTAAAATATGGAACTGGAAATATTTAGTAATAAAGATAAGACAATATATTTAATTTTTACTTCTTAAGTATAATACAGTAGTCCAAACAATAAACTTGTATTTTTTGGACTGTCAGTTATTAAATTTCAATATTTATTTGATGTTTTTTTATTAACCCCCGCAGTTGGTCATAGCTTAATGATAACCGTTGTGCAGCTTTACGTTGATTAAAATGGCAATCAGTTAGTGCTTTTTCTAATAACGCTTTTTCAGATTGCTGTTGCCACTGACGTAAATCACAAGGTAATGAAGGCAATATTGCCTTTTGTTGCTGGGTAGGTTGTGAGGGCAGAATATTTGGTGATTCATGTAATTCAGCGAGTTTTTCGCCAAATGGGTTAAAAATAATATTATCAACGGGCTCAGCTCGGTTTCCATGGCGGTATACTGAGCGCTCAATGACATTTTTTAATTCGCGTACATTACCTGGCCATGGGTAGTGTTGCAGGGCCTGTTGGGCATGCTTTGTAAAGCCTGTAAAGTGTGAACGCTTTAATTCACCACACATTAAAATGGCAAAATGTTCTGCTAACAATAAGATATCAGGCTGTCGTTCACGTAATGGGGGAAGGCGAATAACATCAAAAGCCAGCCTATCTAAGAGGTCAGCTCGAAAACGGCCCTGTTTGGCAAGTTCGGGTAAATTGGCATTTGTGGCACAGATTAAACGCACATCTACGTGTAAAGCTTGGCTTCCACCGACTCGCTCAAGTTCACCATACTCAATGACCCGTAAGAGTTTTTCTTGAACTGACATAGGTGCTGTAGCAAGCTCGTCAAGAAAAAGAGAACCTTTATCTGCTCGTTCAAAGCGCCCTTGATGGCGTTTTTGAGCACCTGTAAAAGAGCCCGCTTCATGTCCAAATAATTCAGAATCCAGCAAATTCTCATTGAGTCCGCTGCAATTGAGAGAGATAAAAGCTTCTTGCCAGC is drawn from Providencia huaxiensis and contains these coding sequences:
- a CDS encoding DUF817 domain-containing protein, whose product is MTSLCQKLNFLGKLDQILMAHQPNKSHGIKRFLLEFWFFGLINARSCLFAGFFFLALFLVPAKGLIGIPRYDVLLIFAVIFQGLLVWSKLETWDELKAICVFHLVGFMMELFKTSATIGSWQYPDEAYTKLWGVPLFTGFMYAAVGSYIIQSWRFFKVRIEHYPPYWMATVVALAIYINFFSHHYIDDYRWYLASFIMGLYARSMVFYTPLDKERKMPLLLAFMLIGFFIWLAENFGTFFGVWQYPNQIGAWSMVHAGKWGAWSLLVIVTFTIVVHLKHIKANVTIAR
- the sapF gene encoding putrescine export ABC transporter ATP-binding protein SapF — translated: METLLEVRNLTKTFRFREGLFHRHELQAVKPVSFNLQAGQTLAIIGANGSGKSTLARMLSGVVEPTSGDIFIRGQRLNFGDYSYRCQRVRMIFQDPSTSLNPRQRIGQTLELPLKLNTDLTGIERERRIIQTLRQVGLLADHAEYYPHMLASGQKQRIALARALILQPEIIIADEALASLDMSMRSQIINLMLDLQAKQDIAFIYVTQHLGMMKHVSDKMLVMDKGEVVERGNTAEVLAAPLHDVTRRLIESHFGEPLSIDAWRQDL
- the sapD gene encoding putrescine export ABC transporter ATP-binding protein SapD, whose protein sequence is MPLLDIRNLTIEFMTANGPVKAVDRVSMTLSEGEIRGLVGESGSGKSLIAKAICGVTKDNIRVKADRFRFQDIDLLKLSPRKRRKLIGHNISMIFQEPQSCLDPAADIGKQLIQSIPGWTYKGRWWQRFNWRKRRAIELLHRVGIKDHKDIMRSYPYELTDGECQKVMIAIAIANQPRLLIADEPTNAMESTTQAQIFRLLDKLNQNNNMGILLISHDMEMMSKLVDRINVLYCGQTVESATPEDILQRPRHPYTQALIRSIPDFESPLPHKGRLNTLPGAIPSLEHLPIGCRLGPRCPYAQRTCINAPQLRNIKGHLVACHYPLNTEEQS
- the sapC gene encoding putrescine export ABC transporter permease SapC, which produces MSSDNFYREQKMPSPTRVVWNIFSSDVVSMVGFVGVLVLLILCFVGSYLAPYALDQQFLGYQLTPPSWSHYGDVAFFFGTDDLGRDILSRLLIGTKSTFGAAILVTLVATLIGLVLGCLAGMTRGLKSAIFNHILDTLLSIPSLLLAIIVVAFMGASLQNAMLAICLALIPRMVRTIYVAVHDELDKEYIVAARLDGASNIFILWYTVLPNITPILVTELTRALSIAILDIAALGFLDLGAQLPSSEWGAMLGDTLELIYVAPWTVILPGVAIMISVLFVNLLGDGLHRAINAGVE
- the sapB gene encoding putrescine export ABC transporter permease SapB, which encodes MIIYSLRRFLLLLVTVFFLSLVSFSLSYFTPNAPLSGASLIDAYIFYFEGLLHFDFGVSSINGEPISEQLRDTFPATMELCILAFIFALTTGIPLGIIAAFWRNKPADIAISVFALLGFSVPVFVLALVLTLFFSLHLGWLPVSGRIDLLYNLKTVTGFALVDAWLSDSPYRKDMIINVLEHMVLPVLTLALAPTTEVIRLVRNSTEEIASENYIKAAAIRGLSRIKIIRRHIFHNAIPPIIPKLGLQFSTMLTLTMVTELVFNWPGLGRWLVTAIRQEDYSAISAGVMLIGALVITVNVLSDILGAMMDPLKHKDWYVLR
- the sapA gene encoding ABC transporter substrate-binding protein SapA — encoded protein: MRLLTLWFLFIISVSAQALNNQERFTDIVANEVPADIRQKGFIYCVNGIVTTFNPQLVSSGLIVDPLGAQIYDRLLDVDPFTYRLVPELAARWEVLDNGATYRLYLRKDVKFQNTAWFTPTRNMNADDVVFSFSRMFEVNQPYHYINGGRYPYFDSLQFANSVQSIRKINNHTVEFRLNSPDASFLWHLATHYAPVLSSEYADYLSSINRQELIDWRPVGTGPFHLDDYQAGQFVRLLRNDNYWKGLPRMEEVVVDMGAGGTGRISKLLTGECDVLAYPAASQLKVLRDDPRLRISMRSGMNIAYLAFNTSKPPLDKLKVRQAIAYAINNERLMQSIYYGTAETAASILPRASWAYDNQAKITDYNPELSKQMLKEMGLENLKLDLWVPIASQSYNPSPLKMAELIQADLAQVGIVMNIRSVEGRFQENQLMDRSHDMTLAGWTTDSNDPDSFFRPLLSCAAIGSQTNLSHWCNPAFDEILHKALLTQQLAARIDYYHQAQQILGEDLPVLPLAYSLRLQAYRYDIKGLMISAFGNTSFAGVYREMEQAEKVSPKKQRQQP
- the pspF gene encoding phage shock protein operon transcriptional activator; its protein translation is MKETNEPILGVSSNFLDVLEQASELAQLNKPVLVIGERGTGKELIADRLHYLSPRWQEAFISLNCSGLNENLLDSELFGHEAGSFTGAQKRHQGRFERADKGSLFLDELATAPMSVQEKLLRVIEYGELERVGGSQALHVDVRLICATNANLPELAKQGRFRADLLDRLAFDVIRLPPLRERQPDILLLAEHFAILMCGELKRSHFTGFTKHAQQALQHYPWPGNVRELKNVIERSVYRHGNRAEPVDNIIFNPFGEKLAELHESPNILPSQPTQQQKAILPSLPCDLRQWQQQSEKALLEKALTDCHFNQRKAAQRLSLSYDQLRGLIKKHQINIEI